One bacterium DNA segment encodes these proteins:
- a CDS encoding NADH-quinone oxidoreductase subunit B, whose protein sequence is MENMPGGTVVTTSLEKVLNESRASSLWYLLFGTACCAIEMMCAGASRYDFDRFGMFFRASPRQADLMFVAGTITHKMAPRVKLLYEQMAEPRYVIAMGGCACSGGPFYYDTYAVLKGVDQIIPVDVFLPGCPPRPESLMEACIKVQQKVKKEKLQDWSSDRRG, encoded by the coding sequence ATGGAAAACATGCCCGGCGGCACCGTCGTCACGACCTCATTAGAGAAAGTTCTCAATGAGTCGCGTGCGTCTTCTCTCTGGTATTTGCTTTTTGGCACCGCATGTTGCGCAATCGAAATGATGTGCGCCGGTGCATCGCGATATGACTTTGACCGTTTTGGAATGTTCTTCCGCGCCTCGCCGCGTCAGGCCGACCTGATGTTCGTCGCCGGCACCATCACTCACAAAATGGCGCCCCGCGTCAAGTTGCTCTACGAACAAATGGCAGAGCCGCGTTACGTAATCGCCATGGGCGGTTGCGCTTGCTCCGGCGGTCCGTTCTACTACGATACCTATGCGGTACTCAAGGGCGTCGACCAGATCATTCCGGTAGATGTGTTTCTCCCCGGATGTCCGCCGCGACCTGAATCGCTGATGGAAGCCTGTATCAAGGTTCAGCAGAAAGTCAAGAAAGAAAAACTACAGGACTGGAGCAGCGACCGTCGTGGCTGA
- a CDS encoding tail fiber domain-containing protein has translation MLRNVLSRIFLFAFVCASFASHAVAVPLVLSHQGRLLDASDAPMNGVFTIVYSIHDAEVGGTQLWMEDHVGVVVTDGLFSVQLGSSVPLTSDILTGHGGGGGGGLLRYLQVQISGQPPIMPRTQLVAAPYAVASHSVSGDIETFPSGFKTRCPGCNDPWRGDISAASSVGADSINVIRLNGLPPGTPVTGRVAMAVTGDISSIALGDIDADGQLDMRCGPDSTVFDLSASEGGSLVSSYRAKAGKTGATRRMMHSSGGFVSAMVEDCNDAAEMRMSSMGVGGDVSSSSIYCDPDSIVFLEQISDGRADVMLYRATTGKSGKAKQSLFVVPGGGTVSETEDCDDGGTERNLRVSNIGSSAQENGTLDRITADSILTDQTVVSGGTLMSSYTAKQGSTGRTKRTAAFTLDGSRSQDDEVVSVTNGARRKLQVHNLGSSGQDGVSDLRCTADSIVHENTISEGSELRTVTYSARQGKTGSASGKRTINPNGDTTKTEEVCDTAGASLKLTIDSTPARISTNFTVGKQSSRIRLDSDSDGDTVPESEIDQIVTPTTAGVAIKTKGTGADPNRVLAIQNGVTPDELSSVNSIDDDGDTVPESEISQHLTPTKSSLAIKTKGTSAQRTQSISGDCDDQSSVLSLDTDDDGDGISEFSSQLSCDGSSARGQLTGTAPGTSTVSSVTFEVDGTGPAISLSDGSSVFHVMNGNGSVLRSTSNIVVADMDRDGNLFLASNLSVGTPGGTHHIDVVGGAYCDGTNWVNASDKNSKENFEQVNGEEILEKISDLEITKWNYKGDDDAQHIGPTAQDFKKTFGVGADDKSISTIDPSGIALAAIKELYSQLKQRDEEIAKLRKANANQIEELKKELSKLRDELKKN, from the coding sequence ATGCTTCGCAATGTCCTCTCACGGATTTTCCTATTCGCATTCGTTTGCGCGTCCTTCGCGAGTCATGCTGTGGCAGTACCGCTGGTGTTGTCGCATCAAGGCAGGCTCCTTGACGCTTCGGACGCTCCGATGAATGGCGTGTTCACAATCGTTTACTCTATTCACGATGCTGAAGTTGGCGGAACCCAATTGTGGATGGAAGATCACGTCGGTGTTGTTGTTACTGACGGATTGTTTTCGGTCCAATTGGGAAGTAGCGTGCCATTGACTTCTGATATTCTAACTGGACACGGCGGTGGCGGTGGAGGAGGTTTGCTCCGCTATTTGCAGGTACAGATTTCCGGTCAACCTCCGATCATGCCGCGGACGCAGTTAGTCGCAGCTCCCTACGCGGTGGCTTCGCATAGTGTGTCAGGTGATATCGAGACGTTTCCCAGTGGGTTCAAGACACGCTGTCCAGGCTGCAATGATCCTTGGCGAGGCGATATTTCCGCCGCTTCCAGCGTTGGCGCGGATAGCATCAACGTCATTAGATTAAATGGTCTTCCGCCGGGGACACCGGTTACAGGAAGAGTAGCCATGGCAGTCACTGGTGATATCTCGAGCATCGCTTTGGGTGATATTGATGCCGACGGGCAACTTGATATGCGCTGTGGACCGGATTCGACCGTGTTTGATTTAAGTGCTTCGGAAGGCGGCTCGTTAGTTTCGAGCTACCGTGCCAAGGCAGGAAAGACGGGAGCTACCAGAAGGATGATGCATAGCAGCGGCGGCTTTGTGTCTGCGATGGTCGAAGATTGCAACGATGCGGCTGAAATGAGAATGAGCAGTATGGGAGTTGGCGGGGACGTGAGTTCTTCCAGCATTTACTGTGATCCGGATTCGATAGTCTTTCTCGAACAGATTTCCGATGGTCGCGCCGACGTGATGTTATACAGGGCTACGACCGGTAAGTCAGGAAAAGCCAAACAGTCATTGTTTGTGGTTCCGGGCGGAGGCACCGTTTCCGAAACCGAAGACTGCGATGACGGCGGCACAGAACGCAATCTACGCGTCAGCAATATCGGCTCGAGCGCCCAAGAGAATGGAACATTGGACCGCATTACAGCAGACTCGATCTTGACAGACCAAACGGTAGTGAGTGGCGGCACACTTATGTCATCATACACGGCTAAACAAGGTTCGACCGGCAGAACTAAACGCACAGCAGCATTTACGCTGGATGGTTCACGTTCGCAGGATGACGAAGTCGTTAGCGTTACGAATGGTGCTCGAAGGAAGCTACAAGTACACAATCTCGGTTCGAGCGGCCAAGATGGCGTAAGCGATCTTCGCTGCACTGCAGATTCGATTGTCCACGAGAATACTATCTCGGAAGGCAGCGAGTTGAGAACGGTAACCTACTCCGCCAGACAAGGAAAGACCGGCTCAGCCAGCGGCAAGCGCACAATCAATCCGAATGGCGACACCACTAAGACTGAAGAAGTTTGCGATACGGCAGGAGCCTCATTGAAGTTAACGATTGATTCTACGCCAGCGCGCATCAGCACGAATTTCACCGTTGGAAAGCAATCTTCCAGAATCAGACTTGATTCTGACTCTGATGGAGACACGGTCCCGGAGTCGGAGATTGACCAGATAGTAACTCCGACGACCGCTGGTGTGGCGATCAAGACCAAGGGCACAGGCGCCGATCCAAATCGCGTTTTGGCAATCCAAAATGGCGTCACACCAGACGAACTAAGCAGCGTCAACTCCATTGACGATGACGGCGACACAGTACCGGAGAGCGAGATTTCACAGCATCTGACGCCGACCAAGTCGAGCCTGGCGATCAAAACCAAAGGTACCAGCGCGCAGAGAACTCAATCAATAAGCGGTGACTGCGACGATCAATCGTCGGTGCTCTCGCTTGATACTGATGATGATGGCGATGGCATTTCTGAATTCAGCAGCCAGTTGAGCTGCGACGGATCTTCAGCAAGAGGGCAACTTACCGGCACTGCTCCCGGCACAAGCACTGTTTCTTCAGTGACTTTCGAGGTTGATGGCACCGGTCCGGCAATTTCGCTTTCCGATGGCTCATCTGTTTTTCATGTGATGAATGGCAACGGCTCAGTCTTACGCAGTACTTCCAACATCGTCGTGGCAGACATGGATCGCGATGGCAATTTGTTCCTTGCGAGTAACCTGAGTGTCGGTACCCCAGGTGGCACGCATCACATCGATGTTGTCGGCGGCGCGTATTGTGACGGCACGAACTGGGTGAATGCTTCGGATAAGAATTCGAAAGAAAACTTTGAGCAAGTAAACGGCGAAGAGATTCTCGAAAAGATCTCTGATCTGGAAATCACCAAGTGGAACTACAAGGGTGACGATGATGCCCAGCATATCGGACCGACGGCGCAGGACTTCAAGAAGACATTCGGCGTTGGCGCTGACGACAAGTCGATCTCGACGATTGATCCTTCCGGCATTGCGCTGGCTGCAATCAAGGAGTTGTACTCGCAGCTGAAGCAGAGAGACGAGGAGATTGCCAAGTTACGCAAGGCGAATGCAAATCAGATTGAAGAACTGAAAAAAGAACTTAGCAAGCTTCGCGATGAATTGAAGAAGAATTAG
- a CDS encoding tail fiber domain-containing protein — protein sequence MLNSPIRRLLFTLLLVLALAAVAFAVPAVLSHQGRLLDASDTPLNGVYTIVYSIYDAPVGGTQLWMEDHVGVVVTDGLFSVELRSVVPLSADIVAGSGGGGGGGGGSLRYLQVQLSGQPPIMPRTQLVSAPFSLATERVSGDFHSGPGQINVSDALSSREIRIRTTDSLLDASSITIDQPDAQITMRITPDSTVYDQGDLSGSRKMIHGIHMGENRISQVVTPTTSSVAINTKGTGADKGRSIGSTCDDSSAVIVLELDDDDDGIAEGRGIISVKSANGSGSMTASSRMSCDSDDDGIDDNDASMTVTPTTSSVAIKTKGTGADANKTATLTATATPGGNAGIRSRVDLDGDNDPEGEISQLVTPTTSNVAIKTKGTGADANKTANLMVSASPGSGVSSMSTVDLDGDNDPESEISQIVTPTTSGVAIKVKGTGAEKNRTAGSNCDDSLAVHYLDIDDDGDGVSEAKAVSSVSALASGGGGAAAASYAATGRWSTDSDDDGVPEGDISQSVTPTTCGVAIKTKGTGADANRTAQLSSTTEVGEISTVSTLDEDGDGLSESSISQRIAPTTSSLAIKTKGTSAQRTQTISGDCDDESSVLSLDTDDDGDGISDAKVVLGSGASLLGGVIPGGAVISSRYDSDDDGVAEQEIDQIVTPTTCSVAIKTKGTGAEKNRVIGSTDDTTATMLMATDSASISMKVRKGGNVNGNIVINNGSALRMVDLGSDGNGYFGSGVGVGVDPTHHIDVVGGAYCDGTNWVNASDKYSKENFEQVNGEEILEKISDLEITKWNYKGDDDAQHIGPTAQDFKKTFGVGADDKSISTIDPSGIALAAIKGVVCTALRNAKARERAKRQTTRKRCATGGTTARVKETSEQNREEQIETIPIWPEKSLSHDGLFLFRADTTRGQRAIVSAAHSGHVHF from the coding sequence ATGCTTAATTCCCCAATCCGCCGATTGTTGTTCACCTTGCTGTTGGTACTGGCCCTGGCCGCGGTTGCGTTCGCTGTGCCGGCGGTTTTGTCGCATCAGGGGCGACTTCTGGATGCCAGTGATACGCCGTTGAACGGAGTCTATACGATTGTGTATTCGATTTATGACGCACCTGTGGGCGGAACGCAACTGTGGATGGAAGACCACGTGGGAGTCGTTGTTACCGACGGACTCTTCTCGGTGGAACTGCGCAGTGTTGTTCCGCTTAGCGCCGATATTGTTGCCGGCAGTGGTGGCGGCGGCGGTGGTGGAGGCGGATCGCTCCGTTACTTGCAGGTACAGCTTTCCGGACAGCCGCCGATCATGCCGCGCACGCAGTTGGTGTCGGCGCCGTTTTCCCTGGCTACAGAGCGTGTCAGCGGAGATTTTCATTCAGGGCCGGGCCAGATAAATGTCAGTGATGCACTTAGCAGTCGGGAAATCAGGATTCGAACCACGGACAGCTTATTGGATGCGAGCAGCATTACGATAGATCAACCCGACGCGCAGATTACCATGAGAATTACTCCGGACAGCACAGTATATGATCAAGGCGATCTTTCCGGAAGTCGCAAGATGATCCATGGAATTCACATGGGCGAGAATCGCATTTCGCAAGTAGTCACGCCAACAACTTCGAGTGTTGCCATCAACACCAAGGGAACCGGCGCCGACAAGGGCCGCTCGATCGGCAGTACTTGTGATGACAGCTCCGCAGTCATAGTGCTCGAACTCGATGATGATGACGACGGGATTGCCGAGGGTCGCGGAATTATCAGCGTGAAGTCTGCCAATGGGTCGGGTTCGATGACCGCGTCCAGCCGTATGTCCTGTGATAGCGACGACGATGGAATCGACGACAACGATGCTTCGATGACGGTCACTCCGACGACCTCCTCGGTGGCGATCAAGACCAAGGGCACGGGAGCTGACGCAAACAAAACGGCTACACTCACAGCGACGGCCACACCTGGAGGTAATGCCGGCATAAGGTCCCGCGTTGACCTTGATGGTGACAACGACCCGGAGGGCGAAATTTCGCAGCTTGTAACACCGACGACCTCAAATGTGGCGATCAAGACCAAGGGAACTGGAGCCGACGCGAACAAAACGGCTAACCTTATGGTAAGCGCTTCACCTGGAAGTGGTGTCAGCTCAATGTCTACTGTCGACCTCGATGGTGACAACGACCCGGAGAGCGAGATTTCACAGATCGTGACTCCAACGACTAGCGGTGTCGCGATCAAGGTTAAGGGAACGGGTGCGGAAAAGAATCGCACGGCTGGTAGCAATTGCGACGATTCGTTGGCAGTGCACTATCTGGACATCGATGACGACGGTGACGGGGTTTCCGAAGCAAAGGCAGTAAGCTCCGTTTCGGCTCTCGCGTCCGGAGGTGGTGGCGCGGCTGCGGCTTCTTATGCCGCTACGGGTCGCTGGTCCACGGACAGCGACGATGATGGAGTCCCGGAGGGTGACATCTCACAGAGCGTGACACCGACAACGTGCGGAGTGGCGATCAAGACCAAGGGAACGGGGGCAGACGCCAATCGTACGGCTCAGCTCTCTTCAACGACCGAGGTCGGAGAGATTTCAACGGTGAGCACCCTGGATGAAGACGGCGATGGTCTTTCCGAGAGTTCCATTTCACAGCGCATCGCTCCGACAACCTCAAGCCTGGCGATCAAAACTAAAGGCACCAGCGCGCAGAGAACACAGACAATAAGCGGTGACTGCGACGACGAATCGTCGGTGCTCTCGCTCGACACTGATGATGACGGTGATGGAATCTCCGACGCAAAGGTCGTGCTTGGCTCAGGCGCCTCACTTCTGGGAGGAGTAATACCGGGTGGCGCAGTTATTTCTTCGCGGTACGACAGCGATGATGATGGCGTAGCTGAACAGGAGATTGACCAGATTGTTACTCCGACAACTTGTTCAGTTGCAATCAAGACCAAAGGCACAGGAGCGGAAAAGAACCGCGTCATTGGATCAACCGATGACACTACTGCAACCATGTTGATGGCAACGGACAGTGCATCCATCTCTATGAAAGTCCGTAAGGGCGGTAATGTCAACGGGAACATTGTAATCAACAATGGCTCTGCGTTGAGAATGGTGGACCTGGGTTCTGACGGCAATGGTTACTTCGGTTCCGGCGTCGGAGTCGGAGTTGACCCGACGCATCACATCGATGTGGTCGGCGGCGCGTATTGCGACGGCACCAACTGGGTGAATGCTTCGGACAAGTACTCGAAAGAGAACTTTGAGCAAGTCAACGGCGAAGAGATTCTCGAGAAGATTTCTGATTTGGAAATCACCAAGTGGAACTACAAGGGCGACGATGATGCCCAGCACATTGGGCCGACCGCGCAGGACTTCAAGAAGACATTCGGCGTCGGCGCCGACGACAAGTCGATATCGACGATTGATCCTTCCGGCATCGCGCTGGCAGCAATTAAAGGAGTTGTATGCACAGCTCTCCGAAATGCAAAAGCGCGAGAAAGAGCAAAGCGCCAGACTACAAGAAAGAGATGCGCAACTGGAGGCACTACAGCTCGAGTTAAAGAAACTTCGGAGCAAAATAGAGAAGAACAAATAGAAACAATACCAATTTGGCCCGAGAAAAGCCTGTCGCATGACGGGCTTTTCTTGTTTCGGGCAGATACGACGCGAGGTCAACGTGCGATTGTTAGTGCCGCGCACAGCGGTCATGTTCATTTTTGA
- a CDS encoding tail fiber domain-containing protein yields MSAGGNELVDISVDENSGLGALPSSSFRLGRPAVNEGLFVSDATSMSLTLLHDEGGAGSSSAAMFSDLIDSQLNLMDDGITSYRASSSSGLEMRSSSNVATCTIDRNGNQYLSNTLSVGVAGSGHHIDVVGGAYCDGTNWVNASDKNSKENFEQVNGEEILEKISDLEITKWNYKGDDDAQHIGPTAQDFKKTFGVGADDKSISTIDPSGIALAAIKELYKQFSDEMKQKDAQIEELQKEMKKLRKELEQKKN; encoded by the coding sequence TTGTCAGCCGGCGGCAACGAATTGGTTGATATCTCAGTAGACGAAAATTCTGGTCTGGGAGCCCTGCCTTCGTCGTCATTTCGCTTGGGACGACCAGCCGTTAACGAAGGACTATTCGTGTCAGACGCAACTTCGATGTCATTAACCCTGCTGCACGATGAGGGCGGTGCTGGATCAAGTTCAGCTGCAATGTTCTCGGATTTGATTGATTCCCAACTGAACCTGATGGACGACGGCATAACCTCTTATCGAGCCAGCTCATCAAGCGGCTTGGAGATGAGAAGTTCATCAAATGTCGCCACGTGCACTATCGATCGCAATGGTAATCAGTACCTGTCGAACACGCTGAGTGTTGGCGTCGCGGGATCGGGGCACCACATCGATGTGGTCGGCGGCGCGTATTGCGACGGCACCAACTGGGTGAATGCTTCAGATAAGAATTCTAAAGAGAACTTTGAACAAGTCAACGGCGAAGAGATTCTCGAGAAGATTTCTGATTTGGAAATCACCAAGTGGAACTACAAGGGCGACGATGATGCCCAACACATTGGGCCGACAGCGCAGGACTTCAAGAAGACGTTTGGCGTCGGTGCCGACGACAAGTCGATTTCCACGATTGATCCTTCCGGAATCGCGCTGGCAGCGATCAAGGAGCTGTACAAGCAGTTCTCAGACGAGATGAAACAGAAAGACGCGCAAATAGAAGAGCTTCAGAAAGAGATGAAGAAGCTTCGCAAAGAACTTGAGCAGAAGAAGAATTAA
- a CDS encoding tail fiber domain-containing protein, whose translation MQRNYFLFAVLANALALMLAVSANAATPPKLSHQGYLLGAGDAPINGVVSLTFGIYDVATGGAAIWSETHPNVTVTEGLFTVALGTVVPISADVLSPPSSLPGSPLVRYLEIAVNGSPIVPRTELVASPYALTSSRLSGDLETKTGGLTATNVPDELSVTLDASDLESQLSLSQSGVKRFGIGIQQPSNPLGMRMVVGDLDRDGLLDVVVADAGSSMTLVDSTGSGGAVISSSVSSGLGLQPLGGGLTINAENSAGESRSTVHCSPDSAVHTLSQSSANVINNMRTRIDELEARLTMETSQNGDSRSNANIAATMNGNVVIGCASFTDGSGIPDNESEMVTDDTSSSFAARGSNGKYYVLGMTHKLSGGSSSVGVVADLDADGHADRSIWQKVDNSMTSSAVSVDVDDDGVPDVGTENYALVPRSVLKSYFQTGDKPTKSQFRAVSDSSGTGATVEVDTDKDNDPDGGSAMDAKESRATLKTYFENGDIPTQDNVVQTTTDSDGAGVSMRAPTALLTWGTGLAFRVDATGPSIRMDQDSVPTFAVTSTASSTEARLNKAIADGDTKLEMSAGQSECRLQLGDVNSDGFAEITTSSPSSLSGLPQTSSFRMGRPAVNTALISTDAFSSSMTLAHASTGPGDKPTSVQFGNLIDSYIHVEDDGITRISASSSTGVQLRDQFGNLRASMSTEGTGYFEQMIGIGMTPSHHIDVVGGAYCDGANWVNASDKNSKENFEQVNGEEILEKISDLEITKWNYKGDDDAQHIGPTAQDFKKTFGVGADDKSISTIDPSGIALAAIKELYSQLQAKDKEMKELREEMAKLKKEIEKKK comes from the coding sequence ATGCAACGTAACTACTTCCTGTTCGCCGTGCTTGCGAATGCGCTGGCGCTGATGCTAGCTGTGAGTGCGAATGCGGCCACTCCGCCCAAATTGAGTCACCAGGGATATCTGCTTGGTGCGGGCGATGCTCCGATCAATGGGGTCGTGAGTCTTACTTTCGGAATTTACGATGTGGCGACAGGTGGCGCGGCGATTTGGAGTGAAACTCATCCAAACGTCACGGTAACGGAAGGACTTTTCACGGTGGCATTGGGCACTGTGGTTCCGATTTCCGCGGATGTGTTGTCACCGCCGTCTTCCCTGCCCGGAAGTCCATTAGTGCGGTATCTGGAGATCGCGGTTAACGGCAGTCCGATTGTGCCGCGAACAGAGTTGGTTGCTTCGCCCTACGCACTGACTTCGAGCCGCCTGTCAGGAGATTTGGAAACGAAAACGGGAGGATTGACTGCGACAAATGTACCAGATGAGTTGAGTGTCACGTTGGACGCTTCCGATTTGGAGTCGCAGCTATCATTGAGCCAAAGTGGCGTAAAGAGATTTGGTATCGGTATCCAGCAACCTTCAAATCCGCTGGGAATGCGAATGGTGGTTGGCGATCTGGATCGCGACGGGCTTTTGGATGTTGTAGTCGCGGATGCCGGCAGCAGTATGACGTTGGTGGATTCGACCGGTTCCGGCGGCGCGGTAATCAGCAGTTCGGTGTCATCGGGATTGGGTCTTCAACCGTTAGGCGGCGGGCTGACGATAAATGCCGAAAACTCGGCTGGAGAGAGTCGGTCGACTGTGCATTGTTCACCGGATTCTGCCGTGCACACCCTTTCCCAAAGCAGCGCCAATGTCATCAATAATATGCGCACCAGAATTGACGAACTTGAAGCCCGTTTGACGATGGAAACAAGTCAGAATGGCGACAGCAGGAGCAACGCGAACATTGCCGCAACAATGAATGGCAATGTCGTCATCGGCTGTGCGAGCTTTACGGATGGTTCGGGTATTCCTGATAATGAGAGCGAAATGGTAACCGATGATACAAGTTCATCTTTTGCCGCCCGCGGTTCGAATGGAAAGTATTATGTCCTCGGGATGACACATAAGTTAAGCGGGGGGAGTTCGAGTGTCGGCGTGGTAGCAGATCTCGATGCTGATGGTCATGCCGATCGCAGTATTTGGCAAAAGGTCGACAACTCAATGACAAGTTCGGCAGTCTCCGTTGATGTCGATGATGACGGTGTGCCAGATGTGGGGACAGAGAATTATGCATTAGTTCCCCGCTCGGTTCTCAAGTCGTATTTTCAAACTGGCGACAAGCCGACCAAAAGTCAGTTTCGCGCTGTGTCAGATTCTTCCGGCACGGGCGCAACTGTGGAAGTCGATACCGACAAGGACAACGACCCTGATGGCGGCAGTGCAATGGATGCCAAGGAATCGCGCGCTACCCTGAAAACCTATTTTGAAAACGGCGACATACCAACGCAAGACAATGTCGTACAGACGACAACCGATTCCGATGGCGCCGGGGTTTCGATGCGCGCTCCGACCGCTCTGCTTACGTGGGGTACCGGACTGGCATTTCGAGTTGACGCTACGGGTCCGAGTATTCGGATGGATCAGGATAGCGTTCCGACATTTGCTGTAACTTCGACGGCGAGCTCAACTGAAGCCCGCCTTAACAAGGCGATTGCGGATGGCGACACGAAGCTTGAAATGAGCGCCGGGCAGTCAGAGTGCAGACTCCAACTTGGCGACGTCAACAGTGACGGTTTCGCCGAGATAACGACCTCATCGCCGTCGAGTTTATCGGGACTTCCGCAAACTTCAAGTTTCCGCATGGGCCGGCCGGCGGTCAATACGGCTCTCATTTCTACGGATGCGTTTTCATCATCAATGACACTTGCCCATGCCAGCACCGGTCCTGGCGACAAGCCGACTTCGGTACAATTTGGCAACCTAATTGACTCATATATTCACGTGGAAGATGACGGCATAACACGCATTTCGGCATCGTCGTCAACGGGCGTTCAGCTTCGCGACCAATTTGGGAATCTGCGGGCTTCAATGTCGACAGAAGGCACGGGATACTTTGAGCAAATGATTGGAATCGGAATGACACCATCGCATCACATTGATGTTGTTGGCGGTGCGTATTGCGACGGCGCCAACTGGGTGAATGCGTCAGATAAAAACTCCAAAGAGAACTTTGAGCAGGTTAACGGCGAAGAGATTCTTGAGAAGATATCTGATCTTGAGATCACCAAGTGGAACTACAAGGGCGACGATGATGCCCAACATATCGGGCCGACGGCGCAAGATTTCAAGAAGACGTTTGGCGTCGGCGCTGACGACAAGTCGATTTCGACGATTGATCCGTCGGGTATAGCCTTGGCGGCGATCAAGGAGCTGTATTCGCAGCTTCAGGCGAAGGACAAAGAGATGAAGGAGCTTCGTGAGGAAATGGCGAAGCTGAAGAAAGAGATCGAGAAAAAGAAGTAA
- the ndhC gene encoding NADH-quinone oxidoreductase subunit A — protein MNLDSFAPVGIFLTLGVVFVLVTLAIAKLIRPHRPSEAKLASYECGEQPIGTAWIQYNPRFYIFALLFVIFDVEVIFLFPWAVAYKSLGLFALVEMLIFIGILVIGLAWAWKKGVLKWA, from the coding sequence TTGAATCTGGACAGCTTTGCACCCGTAGGAATATTCCTGACATTAGGCGTTGTTTTCGTTTTGGTGACCCTCGCCATCGCAAAACTCATCCGTCCGCACCGCCCATCCGAAGCCAAACTCGCCAGCTACGAATGCGGCGAACAGCCAATCGGCACCGCCTGGATCCAGTACAACCCCAGATTCTATATATTTGCGCTCCTTTTTGTCATCTTTGATGTCGAAGTAATCTTCCTTTTTCCGTGGGCTGTTGCCTACAAGTCTCTGGGATTGTTCGCCCTCGTTGAGATGCTTATCTTCATCGGCATCCTCGTAATCGGCCTCGCTTGGGCCTGGAAGAAGGGAGTCCTCAAGTGGGCATAA
- a CDS encoding hemerythrin family protein, which yields MLITWNEDLRTGDDQIDHQHMYLIEQTNRLYELIANGIDQEECQRLAAKLIKYASKHFAAEEQLMEELLYPGYPEHLREHQEFSKRVVDLFERQVQGERITPEALKGLLSEWFTHHIRNYDLALAHFAKKSKVSR from the coding sequence ATGCTGATTACTTGGAACGAAGATTTGAGGACAGGCGATGACCAAATAGATCATCAACACATGTATCTCATAGAGCAGACAAACCGGCTCTACGAGTTGATTGCTAATGGTATCGACCAAGAAGAGTGCCAGCGATTAGCAGCGAAGTTAATTAAGTACGCGAGCAAGCATTTCGCAGCAGAAGAGCAGTTAATGGAAGAACTACTCTATCCGGGTTATCCCGAACACTTGCGGGAGCATCAGGAGTTTAGCAAGAGAGTAGTTGATCTTTTCGAGCGACAAGTGCAAGGAGAGAGGATTACCCCAGAGGCTCTCAAGGGTCTGCTATCCGAATGGTTTACGCATCACATCCGAAACTACGATCTGGCATTGGCGCATTTTGCCAAGAAGAGCAAAGTGAGTCGATAG
- a CDS encoding NADH-quinone oxidoreductase subunit C, giving the protein MADNDTILALLTAKFPGKVSALELAPAQTAVTVEADAIVDLFAYLVENPDLKMNYLSAISGVDLTESIGIVYFVSSLEYRHKLTIKTKVDRIGGKINSIQHIIPAANWFEREIWELYGVDFVNHPDLRRFLLPDDWDQGNPMLRDWDGRDFIRMPEVQ; this is encoded by the coding sequence GTGGCTGATAACGATACCATTCTTGCTCTCTTGACCGCCAAGTTTCCCGGTAAGGTCAGCGCGCTGGAACTCGCTCCGGCACAAACAGCCGTCACCGTCGAGGCTGATGCTATCGTCGACCTCTTCGCTTACTTAGTCGAAAATCCGGATTTAAAGATGAATTATCTCTCTGCAATTTCCGGTGTCGACCTCACGGAATCTATTGGCATTGTCTATTTCGTCTCTTCACTTGAATACAGACACAAACTCACCATAAAGACCAAGGTCGACCGCATCGGCGGAAAGATCAACTCGATTCAACACATCATTCCTGCTGCCAACTGGTTCGAGCGGGAAATTTGGGAATTATATGGCGTCGACTTCGTGAATCATCCGGACCTCAGGCGTTTCCTCCTGCCGGATGATTGGGATCAAGGCAATCCGATGCTGCGTGATTGGGATGGTAGGGACTTTATAAGAATGCCGGAAGTGCAATGA
- the mscL gene encoding large-conductance mechanosensitive channel protein MscL, protein MLKEFKEFAMRGNVVDMAVGIVIGAAFGKIVSSLVGDVIMPPIGVLLGGVDFTNLAFTVKDAVGDAPAVVISYGKFIQTVLDFIIVAFAIFIVVKGMNSLKKKKEEAPAAPPAPTKEVVLLTEIRDALQKR, encoded by the coding sequence ATGTTAAAGGAATTCAAAGAATTTGCCATGCGTGGCAATGTCGTCGACATGGCCGTCGGTATCGTAATCGGAGCCGCATTCGGCAAAATCGTCTCGTCACTTGTCGGTGATGTCATTATGCCGCCCATCGGCGTACTGCTCGGTGGCGTGGATTTCACCAATCTTGCGTTTACAGTGAAAGATGCCGTTGGTGACGCCCCTGCAGTAGTCATTTCTTACGGCAAGTTTATCCAAACGGTACTCGACTTCATCATTGTTGCCTTTGCGATATTCATTGTTGTCAAAGGGATGAACAGCCTCAAGAAGAAGAAAGAGGAAGCCCCTGCCGCACCGCCGGCTCCGACCAAGGAAGTCGTACTCCTGACCGAAATTCGCGACGCCCTGCAGAAACGCTAA